In Trifolium pratense cultivar HEN17-A07 linkage group LG7, ARS_RC_1.1, whole genome shotgun sequence, a genomic segment contains:
- the LOC123898201 gene encoding formin-like protein 7 — MASSRPPPSKSVDLDLTIVSAKHLKNVNWKTGDLKPYVVFWLDPDRRLATKSDDSGNTSPVWNERFTLSLPLPLQDSTLTLEIFHSKPSDTPKPLVATLRLPLKDLPELNHSNIVRKFPVVRPSGRPQGKIHLKIGLLGRTPPPPLPQTFDFLNLNPIPNYNPNPNPNSNPSFVYYRGGGYSPAHSSSPPPSPYNSYPDSYYPGYYSLGAAPYPPPPPRPFFDRASTAAGPSGPSAPLEYSTSIDQRPKGGKMGLGAGLAVGAAAGALSGIALEEGMRYEERKLAEMVESDVASARDDYGEGRYRDY; from the coding sequence atggcaTCTTCCCGTCCACCACCATCAAAATCAGTAGATCTCGACCTGACCATCGTCTCCGCCAAACATCTCAAAAACGTCAACTGGAAAACCGGCGATCTCAAACCCTACGTCGTCTTCTGGCTCGATCCTGACCGTCGACTCGCCACCAAATCCGACGACTCCGGCAACACTTCCCCTGTCTGGAACGAACGTTTCACCCTCTCTCTTCCACTTCCTCTACAAGACTCAACCCTCACTCTCGAGATTTTCCATTCCAAACCCTCCGATACCCCAAAACCCCTCGTCGCCACCCTCCGTCTCCCCCTCAAAGACCTTCCTGAACTCAATCACTCGAACATCGTCAGGAAATTCCCCGTCGTTCGTCCCTCCGGTCGTCCCCAAGGTAAAATTCACCTCAAAATTGGACTCCTTGGTCGAACTCCTCCTCCGCCATTGCCACAAACCTTTGATTTCCTCAATCTCAACCCTATCCCCAACTAtaaccctaaccctaatcctaatTCCAACCCTTCCTTTGTTTATTACAGAGGAGGAGGATATTCCCCTGCACACTCATCTTCTCCACCACCTTCACCTTACAATTCTTACCCTGATTCTTACTATCCCGGGTACTATTCACTGGGTGCTGCTCCTTACCCTCCACCGCCTCCGAGGCCTTTCTTTGATCGTGCCAGCACTGCTGCTGGACCGAGTGGACCTTCTGCCCCGCTTGAATATTCAACCTCGATTGATCAGAGGCCTAAAGGCGGTAAGATGGGGTTAGGTGCTGGCCTTGCTGTTGGTGCTGCTGCTGGGGCACTGAGTGGAATTGCTCTTGAAGAGGGGATGAGGTATGAAGAACGCAAACTTGCGGAAATGGTTGAAAGTGATGTTGCTTCTGCTAGAGATGATTATGGAGAGGGGCGTTACCGAGATTATTGA